One window from the genome of Hippoglossus hippoglossus isolate fHipHip1 chromosome 10, fHipHip1.pri, whole genome shotgun sequence encodes:
- the rom1b gene encoding rod outer segment membrane protein 1b → MLLKMNFTQQRRVRLAQGLWLLSWLAVMCGAFIFCLGVYLKTELIRRDEVMDNTEIHVVPNILMMVGLASIGTNWLASRVCQDSLDASRFPRWKVLLLAWFVVAALLCYMLIAVVVLSYALQGSLEESLKVGLRNGIRFYKDTDVPGRCFQKETIDRLQMEFRCCGNNNFKDWFEVQWVSNRYLDFTSKDVKDRIRSNVDGRYLLDGVPFSCCNPSSPRPCMRYHLTDNSAHYRYEYQAEELNLHSRGCRQALIDYYMGLLNSTGPGVISVILIQMSVLLSLRYLQTAVEGAMALEDPEGDSEGYLLEKGVKETIEDVKATVLNLLKFGQVDPSDAEESPAAADVDKAASPTPAS, encoded by the exons ATGTTGTTGAAGATGAACTTCACCCAGCAGAGGCGGGTGCGTCTGGCACAGGGCCTCTGGCTGCTGTCATGGCTGGCAGTGATGTGCGGGGCCTTCATCTTCTGTCTGGGGGTTTACCTTAAGACAGAGCTGATACGCAGGGATGAG GTAATGGACAACACGGAGATCCACGTGGTGCCCAACATCCTCATGATGGTGGGCCTGGCCTCCATCGGCACCAACTGGCTCGCCAGTCGTGTGTGTCAAGACTCCTTGGATGCGAGCCGCTTCCCCCGCTGGAAGGTTCTCCTGCTGGCTTGGTTTGTCGTGGCGGCACTGCTCTGTTATATGCTGATCGCCGTTGTGGTGCTCAGCTACGCCCTGCAGGGAAGCCTGGAGGAGTCCCTGAAG GTTGGCCTCAGGAATGGTATTCGTTTCTACAAGGACACAGACGTGCCAGGCCGCTGTTTCCAGAAAGAGACCATTGATCGTCTGCAGATGGAGTTTCGCTGCTGTGGAAACAACAATTTCAAGGACTGGTTCGAGGTTCAATGGGTCAGCAACAGATACCTGGACTTCACTTCCAAAGATGTCAAGGA tcGCATCCGGAGTAATGTGGACGGCCGTTACCTGTTGGATGGCGTTCCCTTCAGCTGCTGTAACCCGTCGTCCCCTCGTCCCTGCATGCGGTACCACCTGACTGACAACAGCGCCCACTACAGATACGAGTACCAAGCGGAGGAGCTCAACCTGCACAGCCGCGGCTGTAGACAAGCTCTGATTGACTACTACATGGGCTTATTGAATTCAACTGGTCCTGGTGTGATTTCCGTCATCTTAATACAG ATGTCAGTGCTGCTGAGCCTGCGATACCTGCAGACGGCTGTGGAAGGGGCCATGGCTCTGGAGGACCCAGAGGGCGACAGCGAGGGTTACCTCCTGGAGAAAGGAGTGAAAGAAACCATTGAGGACGTCAAAGCCACTGTCCTCAACTTGCTTAAGTTTGGGCAGGTTGACCCCAGCGACGCCGAAGAGTCCCCTGCGGCTGCAGATGTCGATAAAGCAGCCTCCCCTACTCCTGCCAGCTAG